A genomic window from Terriglobia bacterium includes:
- a CDS encoding GWxTD domain-containing protein, whose amino-acid sequence MLSRHPRFYTVLLSAVLVGSGCFVVQAQEKDAKSDKAGKSAQADGQQDPLKRERKKDNQDATKEKLGGVYKKWLDEDVRWIITDEELSAFKKLSNNAERDTFIEGFWQRRDPTPDTAENEYKEEHYRRIAYANEHYAAGMPGWRTDRGRIYIMYGPPTSIDSHPMGGPYQRSPEEGGGQTETFPFEVWRYRYLEGIGQEIEIEFVDDCGCGAYEMTLDRSKKDALLHVPNAGLTTLEEMGQANKADRFRGGLENIGEGPFNRNNQSKQFDRMETFAKLNRAPDVKFKDLQNELVTHKFRTNLLPFDVQVDFVKLTSDTVLVPITLQVPLKGLTFANKDGVQRAVVNVYGQLTKLSGQIVQTFEETLHRDIPAELLEKEINNVSLYWKALPMRPGLYRLDVVMKDVNGDKTGIFSRSYTVPDFGDEKLTSSTLILADQMEPVPAREVGTGNFVIGTNKVRPKVSSSDGKPASFTKKEKVNFWLQVYNLGVDQKTNKPSATVEYQVVNTATNQHVLDFTESTAQMGNVGEQVTLGKSLQLSQLDPGIYQVTIKVNDQISKQTISPTAKFAVQQ is encoded by the coding sequence GTGTTATCCCGTCACCCCCGTTTTTATACCGTGCTTTTATCGGCTGTGTTGGTTGGTTCAGGCTGTTTCGTAGTGCAGGCCCAGGAAAAAGATGCGAAGTCGGATAAGGCTGGTAAGTCGGCGCAGGCGGATGGACAGCAGGACCCGCTGAAACGCGAGCGGAAAAAGGACAATCAAGACGCGACCAAAGAAAAACTAGGCGGTGTATACAAAAAATGGCTGGATGAAGATGTCCGCTGGATCATCACCGATGAAGAGCTTTCAGCGTTCAAGAAGCTCTCAAATAACGCCGAACGCGACACGTTTATTGAAGGATTCTGGCAACGTCGCGACCCTACGCCTGATACCGCTGAAAACGAATACAAAGAAGAGCACTACCGGCGCATAGCCTATGCCAACGAGCATTACGCCGCGGGCATGCCGGGCTGGCGCACCGACCGCGGAAGAATTTATATCATGTATGGTCCGCCCACCTCGATTGATTCCCACCCCATGGGCGGCCCATACCAGAGATCGCCGGAAGAAGGCGGCGGCCAAACTGAAACCTTCCCGTTTGAGGTGTGGCGTTACCGCTATCTGGAAGGTATTGGCCAGGAAATCGAAATCGAATTTGTTGACGATTGCGGCTGCGGCGCCTATGAAATGACGCTGGACCGCTCCAAGAAAGACGCCCTTCTGCACGTCCCCAATGCCGGCCTAACCACCCTGGAAGAAATGGGCCAGGCCAACAAAGCTGACCGTTTTCGCGGTGGCCTGGAAAACATTGGTGAAGGTCCTTTCAACAGGAACAATCAGTCCAAGCAGTTTGATCGCATGGAGACTTTCGCCAAGCTGAACCGCGCTCCGGACGTGAAGTTTAAAGACCTGCAAAATGAGCTGGTCACCCACAAATTCCGCACCAACCTGCTGCCGTTCGACGTGCAGGTTGACTTCGTCAAACTGACTTCAGACACAGTCCTCGTCCCGATCACGCTCCAAGTCCCGCTCAAGGGCCTCACCTTCGCCAACAAAGATGGCGTGCAGCGCGCCGTGGTCAATGTTTATGGCCAGCTGACCAAGCTTTCCGGCCAGATCGTGCAGACCTTTGAAGAAACGCTGCATCGCGACATTCCGGCCGAGCTGCTGGAAAAGGAAATCAACAACGTTTCGCTGTATTGGAAGGCGCTGCCCATGCGTCCGGGGCTTTACCGGCTTGATGTAGTGATGAAAGACGTCAACGGCGACAAAACCGGCATTTTCAGCCGCAGCTATACCGTTCCCGATTTCGGCGATGAAAAGCTTACGTCTTCCACGCTGATCCTTGCTGACCAGATGGAGCCTGTCCCGGCCCGCGAAGTCGGTACCGGCAATTTCGTCATCGGAACCAACAAAGTCCGGCCCAAGGTCAGCTCTTCTGACGGCAAGCCGGCCTCATTCACCAAGAAAGAGAAGGTCAATTTCTGGCTCCAGGTTTACAATCTGGGCGTTGACCAGAAGACCAACAAGCCTTCTGCCACGGTGGAGTACCAAGTGGTAAACACCGCAACCAACCAGCATGTGTTAGACTTCACGGAATCGACGGCCCAAATGGGAAACGTTGGCGAGCAGGTGACCCTCGGCAAGAGCCTGCAATTGAGCCAGCTTGACCCCGGCATTTACCAGGTAACCATTAAAGTGAACGACCAGATTTCCAAACAGACGATTTCACCCACGGCCAAGTTCGCCGTACAGCAATAG
- a CDS encoding carboxypeptidase-like regulatory domain-containing protein encodes MTRKFGCLLVFLLAWAPLHAASVGAIAGYVKDSSGAPQMGAVVEVFVSAARVGTTVFTDSRGYYLANNLPAGNYYVKVTAASFLPSLRENIPLHSGAHVIINLTVNTLADALKLMPTRRSDAEDADDWHWTLRSAANRPILRVLEKDKDSSDSGSLVVVTHNKSERGGSDDALKASVAFIAGAGADGFGSAGDVTTAFALEKSLFSSGTLSFNGNIGASSGDPTGVLRASYAHDIGDSSRPTFTVTYRHFAAPGVAVQNSPYAAVTMSSSDSTTIAGFIDLSYGADLQSTEFANRVIALRPHGSVDVHLSPNMLVEYRYATAEPDTRAAKGFDSAPADLSESGPRMALLNGEPEVEKAAHHELSVSRRMGDTSVQVAAFFDHVQNAILTGAGDPSSYSDDVLPDVYSGTFSYGYSPGVSSTGARVVVQRKVSDDLTATVDYSTGQAIVSDSAADWQALAQTLSTRRQHSVGTKLYGHIPSTGTRWIASYKWTSGNTLSAVDAFNASPGQTDPYLSVFIRQPIPGTSFIPAKMDALLDLRNLLAQGYVPVMGQDGRTVYMVQSARSLRGGLAFTF; translated from the coding sequence ATGACCCGCAAATTCGGATGTTTATTGGTGTTCCTGTTGGCATGGGCGCCGCTTCATGCGGCCAGCGTTGGAGCCATTGCGGGATACGTCAAAGACAGTTCCGGAGCGCCCCAAATGGGCGCGGTGGTGGAGGTTTTTGTCTCCGCCGCCAGAGTGGGCACAACCGTCTTCACAGATTCGCGCGGTTATTACCTGGCCAACAATCTGCCGGCTGGCAATTATTATGTAAAGGTAACAGCCGCGTCTTTTCTGCCCTCGTTGCGGGAAAATATTCCCCTGCACTCCGGCGCGCATGTCATCATCAATCTCACGGTCAATACCTTGGCGGACGCGCTCAAGCTGATGCCGACTCGCCGCTCTGACGCTGAAGATGCCGACGATTGGCATTGGACGCTGCGCTCAGCCGCCAACCGTCCGATCCTTCGCGTTCTGGAAAAAGACAAAGACAGTAGTGACAGCGGATCTCTGGTTGTGGTCACGCACAATAAATCTGAGCGTGGAGGCAGTGACGATGCGCTCAAAGCCAGCGTCGCTTTCATCGCCGGCGCCGGCGCAGATGGCTTTGGCAGTGCAGGCGACGTTACCACCGCATTTGCGCTGGAAAAATCGCTGTTTTCCTCCGGCACGCTCTCCTTCAATGGCAATATCGGCGCGTCGTCGGGCGATCCCACGGGCGTGCTTCGCGCCTCCTACGCGCATGACATAGGCGATTCTTCTCGTCCCACTTTTACCGTGACTTACCGGCATTTTGCCGCGCCCGGAGTTGCTGTCCAGAATTCGCCGTACGCTGCCGTAACCATGAGCAGCTCTGACAGCACAACCATTGCTGGCTTTATTGACCTGAGCTACGGCGCTGATCTGCAATCCACTGAGTTTGCCAACCGCGTGATCGCGCTCCGTCCGCATGGCTCCGTCGATGTCCATCTCTCGCCCAACATGCTGGTGGAATATCGTTATGCCACCGCTGAGCCTGATACACGCGCGGCCAAGGGCTTTGATTCCGCTCCCGCCGACCTGAGCGAGTCCGGTCCGCGCATGGCGCTGCTCAACGGTGAGCCTGAAGTGGAAAAAGCCGCGCACCATGAGCTTTCCGTCTCGCGTCGCATGGGCGATACCAGCGTTCAGGTAGCAGCGTTTTTTGACCACGTGCAAAACGCCATCCTCACTGGCGCAGGCGATCCTTCCAGCTATTCTGATGACGTGCTTCCAGACGTTTATTCCGGCACATTCTCTTATGGCTACAGCCCGGGCGTGAGCAGCACCGGAGCGCGCGTGGTGGTGCAGCGCAAAGTTTCTGATGACCTTACGGCCACAGTGGACTATTCCACTGGCCAGGCCATTGTGTCTGACTCTGCCGCCGATTGGCAGGCCCTGGCTCAGACGCTCAGCACCCGACGCCAGCATTCCGTCGGGACAAAGCTTTACGGCCATATCCCCTCCACCGGCACGCGCTGGATTGCTTCCTATAAATGGACCAGCGGCAACACGCTCTCTGCCGTCGATGCGTTCAACGCCTCGCCCGGCCAAACCGATCCTTACCTGAGCGTCTTTATCCGCCAGCCAATTCCCGGAACGTCCTTCATCCCCGCCAAAATGGACGCACTTCTTGACCTGCGCAACCTGCTCGCCCAGGGCTACGTCCCTGTAATGGGCCAGGACGGACGCACCGTGTACATGGTCCAGTCCGCCCGCTCGCTGCGTGGCGGGCTGGCGTTTACCTTCTAA